The DNA window CGCGGGCGGTCCATCAATCGCGAGATAGAGAACGGAAGTGCCGCCCAGGAAAAGCGCTGCGAGCGAAACGTTCCGTAAGAGGCGTCGCGAAACTCCCCGCACGCGTTACGACCTGGAGTCAGACGGTGCCGTCAGCTCTCCGAGCGCGCCAATGCATTGTATACGGAGCCGATCAACCGTCCAACCGCATAACCGATGACGAACGCATAGGCGAAGCCGATGAACGCGCCGCCTACCGTGACGCGATATCCCGGGAGGAACACCCACAGCATACCGAGGTGAGGTCCAACCCTCGGTCCCCCGCGCATCACAAGAACTATCGTCCCGAGAAACAGCACCGCCCCGAAAAGCAATCCGACGGCGATTCCCCATGCGCGCGCGTTCAGACGCAAAAGCGTCGTTTTGACCTCGTCCTGTGTCTCCACCATCTTCGCCTCGTTCATCTAGATGTGATCCAGGAAATCACGAGTCGTGTCGAGCTCGGCTCGAGTTCGAAGAATGAAAAGCGATATTGCCAGCGCCAGGTTTCGTGTGAATGCCACGAACCAGCCCGCTGCGAACCCCACTGCGAATCCCCACGCCAGTCCGATCAACGCGCCTTCCCACGTCAGATCGTAGCCTACGAAGTACTGGGCAAGCAGCCGAAGACCACGCCACGGCGTGCCGCGGAGAAGATCAATTGCCGTAACCGTGAAAATTCCCAGCCCCGTCACAGTACCGATGGCCACACCAAATGCGCGCTTGTCAACCGGGGCGAACAGAAGCGTCGTCGACGGCGGTAGTGATGGCTCGTCCTCCCCGGCGGGAATCGGGGCCGCGCTCGGCGTGATGGATTTGTCTACGGTCATGCCGCCGCCGTAGTCCGATCACTCGGAGAGCTCTCGACGCGCTGCTCTTCGTGATACTCGAGATCGGTGTTGACCTCCCACAGATCGTGCGCCGCGCCCTGCATGTTCTCGATGGCGAGCATTGCCGTGTACATCGAGTGATCCTGGTTGTTGTACTTGTGCATTCCGTTTCTGCCCACGGTATGCAGATTCTCGATGGGGTCGATGTACTTCCGGACAGCGTCCAGATTCTCGCGGTAGGTCGAGTCGTAAATCGGATAAGCCTTCGGCATTCGAACTACCGCGCCATCGACGACTTTCGCCGACCTGGCCAGCCCGAGGGTCTCGAGCTCACGCATGCCGAGCTCGAGCAGCTCCGCGTCGCTGCTGTTCCAGAGCTCGTCACCGTGGAAGCAGAAGTATTCCATGCCAATGCAGCTTTGGCCTGCGTGGGGAACCATCGCGGCGCTCCAGTTCCGGAAATTCTGGATGCGTCCCACTGTGACACCAGGGGTGTGCACATATATCCAGTTGTCGGGAAACAGATTCTCTTTGTCGAGAATGAGCGCCACGAGAATGAAATCGCGATAGGTCAGCGCCTCCGCCGCCTCGAGCGCCTCGGGAGGTCGGTTGGGCCCCAACGCCTGCACGAGTGAACGAAGGGACATCGTCGTTATGAAATGCTCGGCTTCAATGCGACGTGTTCCGCCTGGCGTATCCACTGTAGCGGCGACGACGCGCGTGCCGTCCGTCTCGAGGCCCGCAACCTGATGATCGAGGAGCACCGTGCCGCCGAGCTGCGCCACTCTCGCCGCGCACTCCTCCCACATCTGCCCCGGCCCAAGGCGAGGGTACTTGAACTGCTCGATCAGCGTCTTGATCGCAGGCGCGCGGCGATTGAGAGAAGTAGCCGAAAGAATTGCGTGAGCGAGTGAGAGCCCCTGAATGCGCTGCGCGGCCCACTCGGCCCTGATCTCGGTGCAGGGTACGCCCCAGACCTTCTCCGTGTACGTCTTGAAGAAGATCCGGTAGAGGCGGTGGCCGAAACGATTGGAGACCCACTGCTCGAAGTTCTCCTCGACCGGATGGGGCGACATGCGAGCGTGCACGTAACTGAAAACGATCATCGCCGCCTGCCACCACCCGAGTCCCGCAAGGGCATTGCTCGCCTTGAGTGGGTAGTTGAAGAACTTCCCGTTGTAGAGGATTCGGGACAGCCGGGGAACGTCGATCAGCTCGTCGCCAAGCAGCTCTTCCCATAACGACTGAACAGCGGAGATCTTCGTGAAGAATCGGTGACCGCCAATGTCGAACCGGTAATCCTTGTAACGAGCGGTGCGCGAAATGCCTCCGACTACAGTATCCGCTTCGAGCACGGTCACCTGGTAGCCCTGCTTCACCAGCAGATACGCAGCCGTGAGGCCGGCCGGCCCGGCACCGCAGACGATGATACGATCGCCCGGCCTCAACTGCCTCGCGCTCCCCGCCTCCGATGCTCCCAGCTTCATGGGGCCGAAATCGTCGGAGCGGCCAGCGGTGTGGCTGTCGAGAGGTTCGAGCTGAACTGGACGGAATCGGTCACTGAGGATTCCTTAGTCGGTAGACCCGCGCTTTGGCGCGCTCGGTAGACCGCGAGAAGACGCGCTCGTAGGCAAACGGGCCGACACTATCGATTCGTTTGCGGAACCGGCTATCCCAGCTCTCGAAGTCCTGGCAGACGTCCACCGTTCCACATTCGACAAGAACATATATGTCGTACTGGCGCGCGGCCACGGCCAGCGTGCTGTCGGCATGGTAGTAGTCGAGGCCGGCAATTGCTTTCCAGCGGCCTCCCTCTCCAGGGCCTCCGATCAGCAGCGATCGATCCCTGGGCAGAGTCTCGAGATACCGACGAAGGTCCCCGAAGGTCGAGACGACCTCGCCGACATATCCCCTGGTCTGACCGATGGAGATCGCGGCACCGCGATCAACAGTCGTTCCGGCCACGCGCTGTGAGCGCAGGAAAAGCAACCCAAGGACGAGTGCCCCAGCCAGCCCCACCGAGACGATCGCAGGAACCCGTACCGGTCTGAGTCTCCTCGTCACGGGCTCGAGCAGTGCGGCCGCACCCACATAAAAGAATATCCAGATGAACGGCTGGTACGGCATGAGGTAGCGCCTTGTACTTGGAATCATCACAGTGAGCACCGGGAGCGCAGCCAGGAAATACAAGATCTCAGGCATGAATCGGCGACGCGCGCGCCACATTCCATACATGAGCACGAGCGAGATTCCTACGCCGGCAGCGGTGATTGCCATGTCTCCCATCGTCGCGCCGAAAGCCGGGTTGAACGCGCCTTTCGTTATCGGATACTGCGCAAACGCCAGATGGTAAACCGGAATTATGCTCGACGGCAGCGCGACTCCCATGAGATTGAGGAGCATCCCCGTCTTGCTCGCGCGGCGGAGGAATATGAATGGCTCCGGCAGGTACCTGTTGACGAGTGGACCCCAGTTGAGTGCGATCAGCACTGCTACGGCCGCGATCGCGCCGAGCCCCGTGAGGACTTTCACGCGACGCGGAAGAGCGTGGCTTCGTGGTCGTCCGGCGGCGAGCACTCCCGCGTAAACAGCGAGCACAGGCGCCGTGAACTTCACCAGGAACGCCATCGCGAACAGAGCCGCGACTCCCGCAATCGCGAGTGCTCTCCTGCCGAATGGTCGATCTGAAGTGAGGAGGCGAGTTGCCAGAATTATCACCCCGAGCGTAAACGCCGCATACGGTGCGTCGGCCAGCGGCGCGAACACATTGGCCACCCAGTTCGGATTGATCAGCAGGAATCCGAATGTGAATCCGATGGCGATCCAGTGCCTCGAGCGCGGCAGAGCCCAGGACAACACGTAGGCGAACATCACCGCGATGATGAGCAGAAGGACGATGTTCGACAGCTGGATTGCCCGCAGCTGGTTGTCGAAATCGCTGAACATCATCATGAACGGAGCCCGCATGACCCCGGGCATCGCGACGTAATTGAACGGGACTCGGTTGATTGCGGTTCGGGCGACCGTATGTCCCGTTTCCGCGAAGGCCAGGCCCTTGAGCCAATAGAGGAGCGGATCGGTCTGCAGGCGCGGATAGAAATACGCGGGATCGACGGCGAGTACGCCGATCAGAAGGACGATGACGAAGACTCCGCCGAAGACCGTCAGGGCCTGCCATTCGCGGCGGACAAACGAGACCGGCGATTCCAATTCCCGATGGAATTGGTAGGATGATTTTATGGCTTCCAAGTTGCGGGCTTATCCTCGCGGGCTCGTAGCGTGCCGGACGCGCAAGCCCGGGGGACGGACGCGCACTTCCGTTTGTTCGGCGGTCGGACAATAATTCTTCACGAGTCTCCAGGCAATGATCGAGAACTGAACTGAGCGAGAGGACGGCGTATGGCAATCGAAGAAAAACCGAGCAGGAACGAGGACGAATACTTTGCCCGTCTCGACGCGGAGCTGATGAAGGAACGCCGCGTGAAACTCGACGTCGAGCGGCTCAAGCAGGAGCGGTCGTCGCATCTTAACAAATGCCCGAAATGCGGCTGCGATCTGCGGGAGCGCGAGCACAATCACATCAAGGTGGACGAGTGCGAGGAATGCGGCGGCATGTGGCTCGACAAAGGCGAGCTCGAGATGATAGAGGAGTTCGACCGCCGCGGAACCGGGCTCATGTCGTCGCTGTTCCGGCCGCGACGGTGACCCCGCAGGCGAAGGCGAAGGCCGCGCTCCGCGACATAGCGGATACTCTCTACCGCGGTGCATCCGAATCCTGCCGCGAGCACCGGCGCTACGCGGAGCTGGTGGATCGTGATGCCAGTGACGGGGAGCAGAAGGCCGCGCGGGCGGCCGTGCGGGCCTCGGACGAGGTTCTTGACGAGGCGGTCGATTTGTACGAGATCGCGTGTCTGGAGGAATCCGGCCACGGAAACGACGACTGGTGGCACAAGTCGAACATGGTATGGCGCAACGCGACGGAGTACCTGCGACACCAGGCCGCGTCGAAGCGCCTGCTGCGCGGCGAGGACGGCCACAGCAAGAACGAGTTCATGGCGCTGCGAATCGAGCACGAGCTCGAGGCCTCGGCGCTGCTCAGACTGCGCCAGGCGATCGAGTCCTACAAGGCCGCCAGGCCGGAAGTCGCGAAGGTCTAGGTCACTCCGGCCGCGAGCCGCCGGCTGATTTTTGCGACGATCATTTCAATCGCGATGGCGTTGTGTCCCCCGCGAGGCACGATGATGTCAGCGTAACGCTTGCTTGGCTCGACGAACTGCAAGTGCATCGGCTGCACGGTCGAAAGATACTGTTTGATGATCTCGTCGAGCGGACGCCCGCGGACGCGCATGTCGCGGCGCAATCTCCTGATGAGTCGGATGTCAGCGTCGGCGTCGACGAACACTTTCACGTCGCACAGCTCGCGGACGCGCTCGTCGACGAAGAGAAGAATCCCGTCGATTACTATGACGTCCGCCGGTTCAACTCGAACGACGTTCGAAGACCGGAGGTGAGTGACGAAGTCGTACACCGGCTTGTCGATCGTGCCGCGTTCCGAGAGATGTTCCAGGTGCTCGGTGAGGAGATCGAAATCGAACGCGTCGGGGTGATCCCAGTTGACTCGGCGGCGCTCGTCGAGCGTGAGCGAGTCGAAGTTGCGGTAGTAGGCGTCCATGTCGATGAACGCTACAGAGAGGGCCGGCGCGGGTAGAGCGCCGGCAACTTTGTGGGCGACGGTGGACTTGCCGCTTCCGGATCCGCCGGCGATGCCGATGATGAGGGGCTTGGACACGCTTCAGAATGTAGTTTGCATTGCGGCGGAAGTGACCACGAGCCACACGAAGGGCACGAAGAACCACGTTCCCCTGGGAACAGCTTGGGCGGCCAGGCGCTCCTTCACAGCGTGAGCCAACCGCAAAGAAAAACGGGCGATTGAAGCTTTGAATTGGCGGTCGAGAGGTCTGCCTTCATCATGATGAGCGCG is part of the Gemmatimonadaceae bacterium genome and encodes:
- a CDS encoding NAD(P)/FAD-dependent oxidoreductase; protein product: MKLGASEAGSARQLRPGDRIIVCGAGPAGLTAAYLLVKQGYQVTVLEADTVVGGISRTARYKDYRFDIGGHRFFTKISAVQSLWEELLGDELIDVPRLSRILYNGKFFNYPLKASNALAGLGWWQAAMIVFSYVHARMSPHPVEENFEQWVSNRFGHRLYRIFFKTYTEKVWGVPCTEIRAEWAAQRIQGLSLAHAILSATSLNRRAPAIKTLIEQFKYPRLGPGQMWEECAARVAQLGGTVLLDHQVAGLETDGTRVVAATVDTPGGTRRIEAEHFITTMSLRSLVQALGPNRPPEALEAAEALTYRDFILVALILDKENLFPDNWIYVHTPGVTVGRIQNFRNWSAAMVPHAGQSCIGMEYFCFHGDELWNSSDAELLELGMRELETLGLARSAKVVDGAVVRMPKAYPIYDSTYRENLDAVRKYIDPIENLHTVGRNGMHKYNNQDHSMYTAMLAIENMQGAAHDLWEVNTDLEYHEEQRVESSPSDRTTAAA
- a CDS encoding zf-TFIIB domain-containing protein; translation: MAIEEKPSRNEDEYFARLDAELMKERRVKLDVERLKQERSSHLNKCPKCGCDLREREHNHIKVDECEECGGMWLDKGELEMIEEFDRRGTGLMSSLFRPRR
- the udk gene encoding uridine kinase, translated to MSKPLIIGIAGGSGSGKSTVAHKVAGALPAPALSVAFIDMDAYYRNFDSLTLDERRRVNWDHPDAFDFDLLTEHLEHLSERGTIDKPVYDFVTHLRSSNVVRVEPADVIVIDGILLFVDERVRELCDVKVFVDADADIRLIRRLRRDMRVRGRPLDEIIKQYLSTVQPMHLQFVEPSKRYADIIVPRGGHNAIAIEMIVAKISRRLAAGVT